A stretch of the Microtus ochrogaster isolate Prairie Vole_2 chromosome X, MicOch1.0, whole genome shotgun sequence genome encodes the following:
- the Rbm10 gene encoding RNA-binding protein 10 isoform X4 encodes MEYERRGGRGDRTGRYGATDRTQDDGGENRSRDHDYRDMDYRSYPREYGSQEGKHEYDDSSEEQSAEIRGQLQSHGVQAREVRLMRNKSSGQSRGFAFVEFSHLQDATRWMEANQHSLNILGQKVSMHYSDPKPKINEDWLCNKCGVQNFKRREKCFKCGVPKSEAEQKLPLGTRLDQQALPLGGRELSQGLLPLPQPYQAQGVLTSQALSQGSEPSSENANDTIILRNLNPHSTMDSILGALAPYAVLSSSNVRVIKDKQTQLNRGFAFIQLSTIEAAQLLQILQALHPPLTIDGKTINVEFAKGSKRDMASNEGSRINAASVASTAIAAAQWAISQASQGGESAWAAPEEPPVDYSYYQQDEGYGSSQGTDSLYAHGYLKNTKGQGMTGTKGDPAGAGPEASLETGADSVSLQAFSRAQSGAAPGLYQQSAEGSSGQGTTSNSQSYTIMSPAVLKSELQSPTHPSSALPPATSPTAPESYSQYPVPDVSTYQYDETSGYYYDPQTGLYYDPNSQYYYNAQSQQYLYWDGERRTYIPALEQSADGHKETGASSKEGKEKKEKHKTKTAQQIAKDMERWARSLNKQKENFKNSFQPISALRDDERRESATADAGYAILEKKGALAERQHTSMDLPKLASDDRPSPPRGLVAAYSGESDSEEEQERGGPEREEKLTDWQKLACLLCRRQFPSKEALIRHQQLSGLHKQNLEIHRRAHLSENELEALEKNDMEQMKYRDRAAERREKYGIPEPPEPKRRKYGGISTASVDFEQPTRDGLGSDNIGSRMLQAMGWKEGSGLGRKKQGIVTPIEAQTRVRGSGLGARGSSYGVTSTESYKETLHKTMVTRFNEAQ; translated from the exons ATGGAGTATGAAAGACG AGGTGGTCGTGGTGACAGGACTGGCCGCTATGGAGCCACTGATCGCACACAGGATGATGGTGGAGAGAACCGCAGCCGGGACCATGATTATAGAGACATGGACTACCGCTCCTACCCCCGAGAGTATGGCAGTCAGGAGGGCAAACATGAGTATGATGACTCATCTGAAGAGCAAAGTGCAGAG ATCCGTGGCCAGCTGCAGTCCCATGGTGTCCAAGCGCGGGAGGTTCGGCTGATGCGGAACAAATCCTCAG GTCAGAGCCGGGGCTTCGCCTTCGTCGAGTTTAGTCACTTGCAGGACGCTACACGATGGATGGAAGCCAATCAG CATTCCCTCAACATCCTGGGCCAGAAAGTATCCATGCATTACAGCGACCCCAAGCCCAAGATTAATGAGGACTGGCTGTGTAATAAG TGTGGTGTCCAGAACTTCAAACGCCGTGAGAAGTGCTTCAAATGTGGTGTGCCCAAATCAG AGGCAGAGCAGAAGCTGCCCCTTGGCACCCGGTTGGATCAGCAGGCACTGCCGCTGGGTGGGCGGGAGCTAAGCCAGGGCCTACTCCCACTGCCGCAGCCCTACCAGGCCCAGGGAGTACTGACTTCCCAAGCCCTGTCCCAGGGCTCCGAGCCAAGCTCCGAGAACGCCAATGACA CCATTATTTTGCGCAACCTGAACCCACACAGCACCATGGACTCCATCCTGGGTGCCCTAGCACCGTATGCAGTGCTGTCATCCTCCAATGTGCGTGTTATAAAGGACAAGCAGACCCAGCTGAACCGAGGCTTCGCTTTCATCCAGCTCTCCACCATC GAGGCAGCCCAGCTTCTGCAGATCCTGCAGGCCCTGCACCCTCCGCTCACCATCGATGGCAAGACCATCAACGTGGAGTTTGCCAAGGGTTCTAAGAG GGATATGGCCTCCAATGAAGGCAGTCGCATCAATGCTGCCTCTGTGGCCAGTACTGCCATTGCTGCTGCCCAGTGGGCAATCTCACAG GCTTCCCAAGGTGGAGAAAGTGCCTGGGCTGCCCCTGAGGAGCCACCAGTTGACTACAGCTACTATCAACAGGATGAGGGCTATGGCAGCAGCCAGGGTACAGATTCCCTCTATGCCCATGGCTACCTTAAGAACACCAAGGGCCAAGGCATGACTGGGACCAAAGGGGACCCAGCTGGAGCAG GTCCTGAGGCCTCCCTTGAGACTGGGGCAGACTCTGTCTCACTGCAGGCTTTCTCCCGAGCCCAGTCTGGTGCTGCCCCTGGGCTCTATCAGCAGTCAGCTGAGGGAAGCAGTGGCCAGGGCACAACTTCCAACAGCCAG TCATATACCATCATGTCACCTGCTGTGCTCAAGTCTGAGCTCCAGAGCCCTACTCATCCCAGTTCTGCCTTACCACCAGCCACCAGTCCCACTGCCCCAGAATCCTACAGCCAGTACC CTGTTCCTGATGTCTCTACTTACCAATATGATGAGACATCTGGCTACTACTATGACCCCCAGACTGGACTATACTATGACCCCAACTCTCAG TATTACTACAATGCTCAGAGCCAACAGTACCTATACTGGGATGGGGAGCGGCGAACCTACATACCTGCCTTGGAGCAGTCTGCTGATGGACATAAGGAGACGGGGGCATCAtcaaaggagggaaaagagaagaaagagaagcataaGACGAAGACAGCCCAACAG aTTGCCAAGGATATGGAGCGGTGGGCCCGCAGTCtcaacaagcaaaaagaaaacttcaaaaacaGCTTCCAGCCTATTAGTGCCCTACGAGATGATGAAAGGCGGGAATCGGCCACTGCAGATGCAGGCTATGCCATCCTTGAGAAGAAG GGAGCGCTAGCTGAAAGACAGCACACCAGCATGGATCTCCCAAAGTTGGCCAGTGATGACCGCCCA AGCCCACCTCGAGGACTGGTGGCAGCCTACAGCGGGGAGAGTGACagtgaggaggagcaggagcgAGGGGGTCCTGAGCGGGAAGAAAAGCTCACAGATTGGCAGAAGCTAGCTTGTCTGCTCTGCCGCCGCCAGTTTCCCAGCAAGGAGGCACTCATACGGCACCAGCAGCTCTCTGGGCTCCACAAG CAAAACCTTGAGATTCACCGGAGAGCCCACTTGTCAGAAAACGAATTGGAAGCACTAGAAAAGAATGACATGGAG CAAATGAAGTACCGAGACCGTGCAGCTGAGCGCAGAGAGAAGTATGGTATCCCCGAGCCACCAGAACCCAAAAGGAGGAAATATGGTGGTATATCTACAGCCTCTGT AGACTTTGAACAGCCCACTCGGGATGGATTAGGCAGTGACAACATTGGCAGTCGTATGCTCCAGGCCATGGGCTGGAAAGAAGGCAGTGGTCTAGGTCGCAAGAAACAGGGCATTGTGACGCCCATTGAG GCCCAAACACGGGTTCGAGGTTCTGGCCTGGGTGCCCGGGGCAGTTCCTATGGGGTCACTTCAACAGAATCCTACAAGGAGACACTGCACAAGACAATGGTGACCCGCTTCAATGAGGCCCAGTGA
- the Rbm10 gene encoding RNA-binding protein 10 isoform X3 has translation MEYERRGGRGDRTGRYGATDRTQDDGGENRSRDHDYRDMDYRSYPREYGSQEGKHEYDDSSEEQSAEIRGQLQSHGVQAREVRLMRNKSSGQSRGFAFVEFSHLQDATRWMEANQHSLNILGQKVSMHYSDPKPKINEDWLCNKCGVQNFKRREKCFKCGVPKSEAEQKLPLGTRLDQQALPLGGRELSQGLLPLPQPYQAQGVLTSQALSQGSEPSSENANDTIILRNLNPHSTMDSILGALAPYAVLSSSNVRVIKDKQTQLNRGFAFIQLSTIVEAAQLLQILQALHPPLTIDGKTINVEFAKGSKRDMASNEGSRINAASVASTAIAAAQWAISQASQGGESAWAAPEEPPVDYSYYQQDEGYGSSQGTDSLYAHGYLKNTKGQGMTGTKGDPAGAGPEASLETGADSVSLQAFSRAQSGAAPGLYQQSAEGSSGQGTTSNSQSYTIMSPAVLKSELQSPTHPSSALPPATSPTAPESYSQYPVPDVSTYQYDETSGYYYDPQTGLYYDPNSQYYYNAQSQQYLYWDGERRTYIPALEQSADGHKETGASSKEGKEKKEKHKTKTAQQIAKDMERWARSLNKQKENFKNSFQPISALRDDERRESATADAGYAILEKKGALAERQHTSMDLPKLASDDRPSPPRGLVAAYSGESDSEEEQERGGPEREEKLTDWQKLACLLCRRQFPSKEALIRHQQLSGLHKQNLEIHRRAHLSENELEALEKNDMEQMKYRDRAAERREKYGIPEPPEPKRRKYGGISTASVDFEQPTRDGLGSDNIGSRMLQAMGWKEGSGLGRKKQGIVTPIEAQTRVRGSGLGARGSSYGVTSTESYKETLHKTMVTRFNEAQ, from the exons ATGGAGTATGAAAGACG AGGTGGTCGTGGTGACAGGACTGGCCGCTATGGAGCCACTGATCGCACACAGGATGATGGTGGAGAGAACCGCAGCCGGGACCATGATTATAGAGACATGGACTACCGCTCCTACCCCCGAGAGTATGGCAGTCAGGAGGGCAAACATGAGTATGATGACTCATCTGAAGAGCAAAGTGCAGAG ATCCGTGGCCAGCTGCAGTCCCATGGTGTCCAAGCGCGGGAGGTTCGGCTGATGCGGAACAAATCCTCAG GTCAGAGCCGGGGCTTCGCCTTCGTCGAGTTTAGTCACTTGCAGGACGCTACACGATGGATGGAAGCCAATCAG CATTCCCTCAACATCCTGGGCCAGAAAGTATCCATGCATTACAGCGACCCCAAGCCCAAGATTAATGAGGACTGGCTGTGTAATAAG TGTGGTGTCCAGAACTTCAAACGCCGTGAGAAGTGCTTCAAATGTGGTGTGCCCAAATCAG AGGCAGAGCAGAAGCTGCCCCTTGGCACCCGGTTGGATCAGCAGGCACTGCCGCTGGGTGGGCGGGAGCTAAGCCAGGGCCTACTCCCACTGCCGCAGCCCTACCAGGCCCAGGGAGTACTGACTTCCCAAGCCCTGTCCCAGGGCTCCGAGCCAAGCTCCGAGAACGCCAATGACA CCATTATTTTGCGCAACCTGAACCCACACAGCACCATGGACTCCATCCTGGGTGCCCTAGCACCGTATGCAGTGCTGTCATCCTCCAATGTGCGTGTTATAAAGGACAAGCAGACCCAGCTGAACCGAGGCTTCGCTTTCATCCAGCTCTCCACCATCGTG GAGGCAGCCCAGCTTCTGCAGATCCTGCAGGCCCTGCACCCTCCGCTCACCATCGATGGCAAGACCATCAACGTGGAGTTTGCCAAGGGTTCTAAGAG GGATATGGCCTCCAATGAAGGCAGTCGCATCAATGCTGCCTCTGTGGCCAGTACTGCCATTGCTGCTGCCCAGTGGGCAATCTCACAG GCTTCCCAAGGTGGAGAAAGTGCCTGGGCTGCCCCTGAGGAGCCACCAGTTGACTACAGCTACTATCAACAGGATGAGGGCTATGGCAGCAGCCAGGGTACAGATTCCCTCTATGCCCATGGCTACCTTAAGAACACCAAGGGCCAAGGCATGACTGGGACCAAAGGGGACCCAGCTGGAGCAG GTCCTGAGGCCTCCCTTGAGACTGGGGCAGACTCTGTCTCACTGCAGGCTTTCTCCCGAGCCCAGTCTGGTGCTGCCCCTGGGCTCTATCAGCAGTCAGCTGAGGGAAGCAGTGGCCAGGGCACAACTTCCAACAGCCAG TCATATACCATCATGTCACCTGCTGTGCTCAAGTCTGAGCTCCAGAGCCCTACTCATCCCAGTTCTGCCTTACCACCAGCCACCAGTCCCACTGCCCCAGAATCCTACAGCCAGTACC CTGTTCCTGATGTCTCTACTTACCAATATGATGAGACATCTGGCTACTACTATGACCCCCAGACTGGACTATACTATGACCCCAACTCTCAG TATTACTACAATGCTCAGAGCCAACAGTACCTATACTGGGATGGGGAGCGGCGAACCTACATACCTGCCTTGGAGCAGTCTGCTGATGGACATAAGGAGACGGGGGCATCAtcaaaggagggaaaagagaagaaagagaagcataaGACGAAGACAGCCCAACAG aTTGCCAAGGATATGGAGCGGTGGGCCCGCAGTCtcaacaagcaaaaagaaaacttcaaaaacaGCTTCCAGCCTATTAGTGCCCTACGAGATGATGAAAGGCGGGAATCGGCCACTGCAGATGCAGGCTATGCCATCCTTGAGAAGAAG GGAGCGCTAGCTGAAAGACAGCACACCAGCATGGATCTCCCAAAGTTGGCCAGTGATGACCGCCCA AGCCCACCTCGAGGACTGGTGGCAGCCTACAGCGGGGAGAGTGACagtgaggaggagcaggagcgAGGGGGTCCTGAGCGGGAAGAAAAGCTCACAGATTGGCAGAAGCTAGCTTGTCTGCTCTGCCGCCGCCAGTTTCCCAGCAAGGAGGCACTCATACGGCACCAGCAGCTCTCTGGGCTCCACAAG CAAAACCTTGAGATTCACCGGAGAGCCCACTTGTCAGAAAACGAATTGGAAGCACTAGAAAAGAATGACATGGAG CAAATGAAGTACCGAGACCGTGCAGCTGAGCGCAGAGAGAAGTATGGTATCCCCGAGCCACCAGAACCCAAAAGGAGGAAATATGGTGGTATATCTACAGCCTCTGT AGACTTTGAACAGCCCACTCGGGATGGATTAGGCAGTGACAACATTGGCAGTCGTATGCTCCAGGCCATGGGCTGGAAAGAAGGCAGTGGTCTAGGTCGCAAGAAACAGGGCATTGTGACGCCCATTGAG GCCCAAACACGGGTTCGAGGTTCTGGCCTGGGTGCCCGGGGCAGTTCCTATGGGGTCACTTCAACAGAATCCTACAAGGAGACACTGCACAAGACAATGGTGACCCGCTTCAATGAGGCCCAGTGA
- the Rbm10 gene encoding RNA-binding protein 10 isoform X1, which yields MEYERRGGRGDRTGRYGATDRTQDDGGENRSRDHDYRDMDYRSYPREYGSQEGKHEYDDSSEEQSAEDPYEASPGSETQRRRRRRHRHSPTGPPGFPRDGDCRDQDYRTKQGEEEEEDEEEDEEEEEKASNIVMLRMLPQAATEDDIRGQLQSHGVQAREVRLMRNKSSGQSRGFAFVEFSHLQDATRWMEANQHSLNILGQKVSMHYSDPKPKINEDWLCNKCGVQNFKRREKCFKCGVPKSEAEQKLPLGTRLDQQALPLGGRELSQGLLPLPQPYQAQGVLTSQALSQGSEPSSENANDTIILRNLNPHSTMDSILGALAPYAVLSSSNVRVIKDKQTQLNRGFAFIQLSTIEAAQLLQILQALHPPLTIDGKTINVEFAKGSKRDMASNEGSRINAASVASTAIAAAQWAISQASQGGESAWAAPEEPPVDYSYYQQDEGYGSSQGTDSLYAHGYLKNTKGQGMTGTKGDPAGAGPEASLETGADSVSLQAFSRAQSGAAPGLYQQSAEGSSGQGTTSNSQSYTIMSPAVLKSELQSPTHPSSALPPATSPTAPESYSQYPVPDVSTYQYDETSGYYYDPQTGLYYDPNSQYYYNAQSQQYLYWDGERRTYIPALEQSADGHKETGASSKEGKEKKEKHKTKTAQQIAKDMERWARSLNKQKENFKNSFQPISALRDDERRESATADAGYAILEKKGALAERQHTSMDLPKLASDDRPSPPRGLVAAYSGESDSEEEQERGGPEREEKLTDWQKLACLLCRRQFPSKEALIRHQQLSGLHKQNLEIHRRAHLSENELEALEKNDMEQMKYRDRAAERREKYGIPEPPEPKRRKYGGISTASVDFEQPTRDGLGSDNIGSRMLQAMGWKEGSGLGRKKQGIVTPIEAQTRVRGSGLGARGSSYGVTSTESYKETLHKTMVTRFNEAQ from the exons ATGGAGTATGAAAGACG AGGTGGTCGTGGTGACAGGACTGGCCGCTATGGAGCCACTGATCGCACACAGGATGATGGTGGAGAGAACCGCAGCCGGGACCATGATTATAGAGACATGGACTACCGCTCCTACCCCCGAGAGTATGGCAGTCAGGAGGGCAAACATGAGTATGATGACTCATCTGAAGAGCAAAGTGCAGAG GATCCCTACGAGGCCTCCCCGGGCTCCGAGACTCAGCGTAGGCGGCGGAGGCGGCACAGGCACAGTCCCACTGGCCCGCCAGGCTTCCCCAGAGACGGCGACTGTCGGGACCAGGACTATCGGACCAagcaaggggaggaggaggaggaggatgaggaggaggatgaggaggaggaggagaaggccaGTAACATCGTCATGCTGAGGATGCTGCCACAGGCAGCCACTGAGGATGAC ATCCGTGGCCAGCTGCAGTCCCATGGTGTCCAAGCGCGGGAGGTTCGGCTGATGCGGAACAAATCCTCAG GTCAGAGCCGGGGCTTCGCCTTCGTCGAGTTTAGTCACTTGCAGGACGCTACACGATGGATGGAAGCCAATCAG CATTCCCTCAACATCCTGGGCCAGAAAGTATCCATGCATTACAGCGACCCCAAGCCCAAGATTAATGAGGACTGGCTGTGTAATAAG TGTGGTGTCCAGAACTTCAAACGCCGTGAGAAGTGCTTCAAATGTGGTGTGCCCAAATCAG AGGCAGAGCAGAAGCTGCCCCTTGGCACCCGGTTGGATCAGCAGGCACTGCCGCTGGGTGGGCGGGAGCTAAGCCAGGGCCTACTCCCACTGCCGCAGCCCTACCAGGCCCAGGGAGTACTGACTTCCCAAGCCCTGTCCCAGGGCTCCGAGCCAAGCTCCGAGAACGCCAATGACA CCATTATTTTGCGCAACCTGAACCCACACAGCACCATGGACTCCATCCTGGGTGCCCTAGCACCGTATGCAGTGCTGTCATCCTCCAATGTGCGTGTTATAAAGGACAAGCAGACCCAGCTGAACCGAGGCTTCGCTTTCATCCAGCTCTCCACCATC GAGGCAGCCCAGCTTCTGCAGATCCTGCAGGCCCTGCACCCTCCGCTCACCATCGATGGCAAGACCATCAACGTGGAGTTTGCCAAGGGTTCTAAGAG GGATATGGCCTCCAATGAAGGCAGTCGCATCAATGCTGCCTCTGTGGCCAGTACTGCCATTGCTGCTGCCCAGTGGGCAATCTCACAG GCTTCCCAAGGTGGAGAAAGTGCCTGGGCTGCCCCTGAGGAGCCACCAGTTGACTACAGCTACTATCAACAGGATGAGGGCTATGGCAGCAGCCAGGGTACAGATTCCCTCTATGCCCATGGCTACCTTAAGAACACCAAGGGCCAAGGCATGACTGGGACCAAAGGGGACCCAGCTGGAGCAG GTCCTGAGGCCTCCCTTGAGACTGGGGCAGACTCTGTCTCACTGCAGGCTTTCTCCCGAGCCCAGTCTGGTGCTGCCCCTGGGCTCTATCAGCAGTCAGCTGAGGGAAGCAGTGGCCAGGGCACAACTTCCAACAGCCAG TCATATACCATCATGTCACCTGCTGTGCTCAAGTCTGAGCTCCAGAGCCCTACTCATCCCAGTTCTGCCTTACCACCAGCCACCAGTCCCACTGCCCCAGAATCCTACAGCCAGTACC CTGTTCCTGATGTCTCTACTTACCAATATGATGAGACATCTGGCTACTACTATGACCCCCAGACTGGACTATACTATGACCCCAACTCTCAG TATTACTACAATGCTCAGAGCCAACAGTACCTATACTGGGATGGGGAGCGGCGAACCTACATACCTGCCTTGGAGCAGTCTGCTGATGGACATAAGGAGACGGGGGCATCAtcaaaggagggaaaagagaagaaagagaagcataaGACGAAGACAGCCCAACAG aTTGCCAAGGATATGGAGCGGTGGGCCCGCAGTCtcaacaagcaaaaagaaaacttcaaaaacaGCTTCCAGCCTATTAGTGCCCTACGAGATGATGAAAGGCGGGAATCGGCCACTGCAGATGCAGGCTATGCCATCCTTGAGAAGAAG GGAGCGCTAGCTGAAAGACAGCACACCAGCATGGATCTCCCAAAGTTGGCCAGTGATGACCGCCCA AGCCCACCTCGAGGACTGGTGGCAGCCTACAGCGGGGAGAGTGACagtgaggaggagcaggagcgAGGGGGTCCTGAGCGGGAAGAAAAGCTCACAGATTGGCAGAAGCTAGCTTGTCTGCTCTGCCGCCGCCAGTTTCCCAGCAAGGAGGCACTCATACGGCACCAGCAGCTCTCTGGGCTCCACAAG CAAAACCTTGAGATTCACCGGAGAGCCCACTTGTCAGAAAACGAATTGGAAGCACTAGAAAAGAATGACATGGAG CAAATGAAGTACCGAGACCGTGCAGCTGAGCGCAGAGAGAAGTATGGTATCCCCGAGCCACCAGAACCCAAAAGGAGGAAATATGGTGGTATATCTACAGCCTCTGT AGACTTTGAACAGCCCACTCGGGATGGATTAGGCAGTGACAACATTGGCAGTCGTATGCTCCAGGCCATGGGCTGGAAAGAAGGCAGTGGTCTAGGTCGCAAGAAACAGGGCATTGTGACGCCCATTGAG GCCCAAACACGGGTTCGAGGTTCTGGCCTGGGTGCCCGGGGCAGTTCCTATGGGGTCACTTCAACAGAATCCTACAAGGAGACACTGCACAAGACAATGGTGACCCGCTTCAATGAGGCCCAGTGA